One Salmo trutta chromosome 12, fSalTru1.1, whole genome shotgun sequence genomic region harbors:
- the LOC115203961 gene encoding TNF receptor-associated factor 2, translating to MATQEPSPPSSMESNKPGFPKKILANKLEDKHLCNCCHNLLRRPFQAQCGHRFCSYCFNMTVRDGPQKCNACIKEDIFEEPTSILKQGCAFPDNAARREVENLSAVCINEGCTWKGNIKEYELSHEEKCEYTIIPCPSCKERIRFNEQERHNERECPERTLNCKYCKEPFHFKNIKAHDEICPKYPMICEGCAKKKIPREKYVDHIKFCSKFRTPCRFHVVGCDMSVEKERIHDHERACAYEHLNLLLHYIMGMKVSMEGLQPQGLELAGHKLLDLHRSLRELEVRVSQLSTTSIGPPVQGATSSSSSSGLPGPPTPALPLPPPPAPVPTLTVSTSFTPLPSSVGAALELQLHSEKTKVAELGRRCTDLEVKVGTFENVVCVLNREVERFTTTMEAGNRQHRLDQDKIEALNNKVRQLERTVGLKDLTVAEMEGRLREMSATTFDGVFVWRISDFTKKRQDAIAGRAPAMFSPAFYTSKYGYKMCLRIYLNGDGTGRGSHLSLFFVVMRGLSDALLKWPFNQKVTLMLLDQSSREHIIDAFRPDITSSSFQRPVSEMNIASGCPLFCPLSKLDAKNSYIRDDIIFIKAIVDLTGL from the exons ATGGCCACGCAAGAACCATCCCCTCCATCGTCCATGGAGAGCAACAAACCCGGCTTCCCCAAGAAGATCCTGGCCAATAAGCTGGAGGATAAGCACCTTTGTAACTGCTGTCACAACTTGCTGCGGAGGCCCTTCCAAGCCCAGTGTGGACACCGCTTCTGTTCCTACTGCTTCAATATGACTGTCAG AGATGGACCTCAGAAATGCAATGCTTGTATCAAAGAGGACATTTTTGAAGAGCCCACGTCAATTCTAAAACAAGGCTGT GCTTTTCCTGACAACGCAGCTCGAAGAGAGGTCGAAAACCTCTCTGCTGTCTGCATCAACGAAGGTTGCACTTGGAAAGGCAATATTAAAGAATACGAG TTGAGCCACGAAGAGAAGTGTGAGTACACGATCATCCCCTGCCCTTCCTGTAAAGAGCGGATCCGCTTCAACGAACAGGAACGCCACAACGAGCGAGAGTGCCCTGAGAGAACCCTCAACTGCAAGTACTGCAAGGAACCATTTCATTTCAAAAACATCAAG GCCCACGACGAGATCTGCCCCAAGTACCCCATGATCTGTGAAGGCTGTGCCAAGAAGAAAATCCCCAGGGAGAAG TATGTGGACCACATTAAGTTCTGCAGCAAATTCAGAACGCCATGCAGATTCCATGTTGTTGGGTGTGATATGTCA gtagagaaggagaggatcCACGACCATGAGAGGGCCTGCGCATACGAGCACCTCAACCTGCTGCTACACTACATTATGGGCATGAAG GTGAGCATGGAGGGCCTGCAGCCGCAGGGACTGGAGCTAGCCGGACACAAGCTCCTGGACCTCCACCGTTCCCTCAGGGAGCTGGAGGTCCGCGTCTCCCAACTCAGCACCACCTCGATCGGGCCTCCCGTGCAGGgggccacctcctcctcttcctcctcaggtcTCCCCGGGCCTCCTACCCCGGCTCTTCCTCTGCCTCCACCTCCCGCCCCGGTCCCAACCCTGACCGTGTCCACCTCCTTCACCCCCCTGCCTAGCTCGGTGGGGGCGGCCCTGGAGCTGCAGCTCCACAGTGAGAAGACCAAGGTGGCGGAGCTGGGACGCAGGTGCACTGACCTGGAGGTGAAGGTGGGGACGTTTGagaatgtggtgtgtgtgttgaacCGAGAGGTAGAACGCTTCACCACCACCATGGAGGCAGGTAACAGACAGCATCGCCTGGACCAGGATAAGATTGAGGCCCTGAACAACAAG GTGCGGCAGCTGGAGAGGACGGTGGGGCTGAAGGACCTGACAGTAGCGGAGATGGAGGGCAGGCTGAGAGAGATGTCGGCCACCACATTCGACGGCGTCTTCGTCTGGAGGATCTCTGACTTCACCAAGAAGAGACAGGACGCCATCGCTGGCCGAGCCCCCGCCATGTTCTCACCAG CATTCTACACCAGTAAATACGGCTATAAGATGTGTCTGCGGATCTACCTGAATGGGGACGGGACAGGGCGTGGCAGTCACCTGTCTCTTTTCTTTGTGGTGATGAGAGGACTGAGTGATGCTCTGCTGAAGTGGCCCTTCAACCAGAAG GTgactctgatgctgctggaccaGAGTAGCAGGGAGCACATCATCGACGCCTTCCGGCCTGACATCACTTCCTCCTCCTTCCAGAGGCCTGTGAGCGAGATGAACATCGCCAGCGGCTGCCCGCTGTTCTGCCCTCTCTCAAAGCTTGACGCCAAGAACTCCTACATCCGCGACGACATCATCTTCATCAAGGCCATTGTGGATCTCACAGGCCTTTAG